The sequence below is a genomic window from Halarchaeum grantii.
GTCCTCGTCTTCCTCGCGGCGGGCGGGGGCGGCATCGACGCGACCGCCGTCCTCCTGACGTGGGCGCTCGCCGTCCTCTTCGCCGCCAGCGTCGTCGGCGTCGGCGTCGGCATCTCGGCGGCCGCGCGGACGGCCGGACGCGCCGTCGCGGGCGTCGCGAGCGCGTACGTCCTCTTCGTCGTCGCGTGGAACTGGATCCCGGGCCTCGTCCGCTACGTCATCGGTGGCTTCCGCTTCCCGACGGGCCCGACGCCGACGTGGGCGACGGTGTTCGCGTACTGTAACCCGGAGCGCGCGTACGCGGTGCTCTCGTCGACGGTCGCGAACCGCGCACCGCCGGTATCGAGCGAGGTGTATACGTCGCCCGGGTTCGCGCTCGCGGTGCTCGTCGCGTGGACGGTCGTTCCGCTCGCGCTCGGCTACCTGCGCTTCGAGCGCGACGACCTCTGAGCGACGCGCCCGCGCGCCGTTTCGACGGAGTTATATCGAACGCGAAAATACGGATGGGTAGCGACTGCTGTAGCAGTGTTCTTCTTGCTCTCGTTCGCGTGTCGTTCGCCCGGCGGCGCGGTGGGTGAGCGCCGCGACGGGTGAGCGGCGCGGAGTGCGCTACTCCTCGGACTCCGTGTGCACGGTGACGTAGCCGTCGAAGTCGAGGAGGATGCGCTGGATCCAGTCGCCGAAGAGGGCCTTC
It includes:
- a CDS encoding ABC transporter permease subunit, yielding MSWRVVAERDARDPFRSMSALVLFGLFGLLFAAVGYLASGSTGVAGILGSVANGIVPLAGYGICYGVIAGKRDSGSLRVVLSLPHSRRDIVLGSALGRLAVLALAVTVGFVTAVLVFLAAGGGGIDATAVLLTWALAVLFAASVVGVGVGISAAARTAGRAVAGVASAYVLFVVAWNWIPGLVRYVIGGFRFPTGPTPTWATVFAYCNPERAYAVLSSTVANRAPPVSSEVYTSPGFALAVLVAWTVVPLALGYLRFERDDL